Proteins from one Mycobacterium sp. SMC-2 genomic window:
- a CDS encoding F0F1 ATP synthase subunit C codes for MDPQVAAAALIGGGLIMGGGAIGAGIGDGIAGNALVSGIARQPEAQGRLFTPFFITVGLVEAAYFINLAFMALFVFATPVGT; via the coding sequence CTGGACCCCCAAGTCGCTGCCGCTGCTCTCATCGGCGGTGGACTCATCATGGGCGGTGGCGCGATCGGCGCCGGTATCGGTGACGGTATTGCCGGTAACGCGTTGGTCTCCGGCATCGCCCGGCAACCCGAGGCGCAAGGCCGGCTGTTCACGCCGTTCTTCATCACCGTCGGTCTGGTTGAGGCGGCCTACTTCATCAACCTGGCGTTCATGGCGCTGTTCGTGTTCGCCACACCCGTCGGCACCTAA
- a CDS encoding ATP synthase subunit I, whose amino-acid sequence MTTPAQDAPLVFPSVAFRPVRLFVLSIAVTAVAVVVAGLAGHPMVGVFFGIGLLLGLLNALLVRRSVASITAKDHPLKSAMALNSATRLAIITVIGLIIAYIFRPAGLGVVFGLALFQILLVASTALPVWKKLRAGDWAEAHPSDGSGGGVSAGSEGTEGRSSSDD is encoded by the coding sequence GTGACGACACCAGCGCAGGACGCGCCGTTGGTGTTTCCCTCTGTTGCTTTTCGCCCGGTCCGCCTGTTCGTCCTCAGCATTGCCGTTACCGCGGTGGCGGTCGTCGTTGCCGGCCTGGCCGGTCACCCGATGGTCGGGGTGTTCTTCGGCATCGGGTTGCTGCTCGGTTTGCTCAACGCCCTTCTGGTGCGTCGTTCGGTCGCGTCGATCACCGCCAAAGACCACCCGCTGAAAAGCGCGATGGCGCTGAATTCAGCCACCCGGCTGGCCATCATCACGGTCATCGGGCTGATCATTGCCTACATCTTCCGGCCCGCCGGGCTGGGTGTCGTGTTCGGACTGGCGCTATTCCAGATCCTGCTGGTGGCATCGACGGCGCTTCCGGTGTGGAAGAAGCTGCGTGCCGGTGACTGGGCCGAGGCCCATCCCTCGGACGGTTCCGGAGGTGGCGTGAGCGCGGGATCGGAAGGAACGGAAGGAAGAAGCAGCAGCGATGACTGA
- the atpD gene encoding F0F1 ATP synthase subunit beta, whose protein sequence is MTATDEKTEKSTKSDTSGRVVRVTGPVVDVEFPRGSVPELFNALNAEITFSELAKTLTLEVAQHLGDNLVRTISLQPTDGLVRGVEVTDTGRAISVPVGQEVKGHVFNALGHCLDKPGYGEDFEHWSIHRKPPAFEELEPRTEMLETGLKVVDLLTPYVRGGKIALFGGAGVGKTVLIQEMINRIARNFGGTSVFAGVGERTREGNDLWVELQEANVLKDTALVFGQMDEPPGTRMRVALSALTMAEWFRDEAGQDVLLFIDNIFRFTQAGSEVSTLLGRMPSAVGYQPTLADEMGELQERITSTRGRSITSMQAVYVPADDYTDPAPATTFAHLDATTELSRSVFSKGIFPAVDPLASSSTILDPGVVGEEHYRVAQEVIRILQRYKDLQDIIAILGIDELSEEDKQLVQRARRIERFLSQNMMAAEQFTGQPGSTVPLKETIEAFDRLTKGEFDHVPEQAFFLIGGLDDLAKKAESLGAKL, encoded by the coding sequence ATGACTGCTACAGACGAAAAGACCGAAAAGTCGACCAAGAGCGACACCAGCGGCCGCGTGGTGCGGGTCACCGGGCCGGTCGTCGACGTCGAGTTCCCCCGGGGTTCGGTGCCGGAGCTGTTCAACGCGCTCAACGCGGAGATCACGTTCTCCGAACTCGCGAAGACCCTGACGCTCGAGGTCGCCCAGCACCTGGGTGACAACCTGGTGCGCACGATCTCGCTGCAGCCCACCGACGGCCTGGTGCGCGGGGTGGAGGTCACCGACACCGGTCGGGCGATCTCGGTGCCGGTCGGCCAAGAGGTCAAGGGCCACGTCTTCAACGCGCTGGGGCACTGCCTGGACAAGCCGGGCTATGGCGAGGACTTTGAGCACTGGTCGATTCACCGCAAGCCGCCGGCCTTCGAAGAGCTCGAGCCGCGCACCGAGATGCTCGAGACCGGCCTGAAGGTGGTCGACCTGCTCACCCCGTACGTGCGTGGCGGCAAGATCGCGCTGTTCGGCGGCGCCGGGGTGGGCAAGACGGTGCTCATCCAGGAGATGATCAACCGTATTGCCCGCAACTTCGGTGGTACGTCGGTGTTCGCCGGCGTGGGGGAGCGCACCCGCGAGGGCAACGACCTGTGGGTCGAGTTGCAGGAAGCCAACGTGCTCAAGGACACCGCCCTGGTGTTCGGTCAGATGGACGAGCCGCCCGGCACCCGTATGCGGGTGGCGCTGTCCGCGCTGACGATGGCGGAGTGGTTCCGCGACGAGGCGGGCCAGGACGTGCTGCTGTTCATCGACAACATCTTCCGCTTCACCCAGGCGGGTTCGGAGGTGTCGACGCTGCTCGGTCGCATGCCGTCGGCCGTGGGCTACCAGCCCACGCTGGCCGACGAGATGGGCGAGCTGCAGGAGCGCATCACGTCAACGCGTGGCCGGTCGATCACGTCGATGCAGGCGGTTTATGTGCCCGCCGACGACTACACCGACCCGGCGCCGGCGACGACCTTCGCCCACCTGGATGCCACCACCGAGCTGTCCCGTTCGGTGTTCTCCAAGGGCATCTTCCCCGCGGTGGACCCGCTGGCGTCCAGCTCGACCATCCTCGACCCGGGTGTCGTCGGTGAAGAGCACTACCGCGTGGCGCAGGAAGTCATCCGAATCCTGCAGCGCTACAAGGACCTTCAGGACATCATCGCGATCCTCGGTATCGACGAGCTGTCCGAAGAGGACAAGCAGCTGGTGCAGCGCGCCCGCCGTATCGAGCGGTTCCTGTCGCAGAACATGATGGCGGCCGAGCAGTTCACCGGCCAACCCGGTTCGACGGTGCCGCTGAAGGAGACCATCGAGGCATTCGACCGCCTGACCAAGGGTGAGTTCGACCACGTGCCCGAGCAGGCCTTCTTCTTGATCGGTGGCCTGGATGACCTGGCCAAGAAGGCCGAGAGCCTTGGCGCCAAGCTCTAA
- a CDS encoding F0F1 ATP synthase subunit epsilon → MAELNVEIVAVDRKIWSGEATFLFTRTTVGEIGILPRHIPLVAQLVDDAMVRVEREGEDDLRIAVDGGFLSVTEEAVTILAESAAFESEIDESAAREASESDDPRIAARGRARLRAVGAID, encoded by the coding sequence ATGGCCGAACTGAACGTTGAGATCGTCGCGGTCGATCGAAAGATCTGGTCGGGTGAGGCAACGTTTCTGTTCACCCGCACCACCGTCGGCGAGATCGGTATCCTGCCGCGGCACATCCCGTTGGTGGCGCAATTGGTCGACGACGCGATGGTGCGTGTCGAGCGGGAAGGCGAAGACGATCTGCGGATCGCGGTGGACGGCGGTTTTCTGTCGGTCACCGAGGAGGCGGTGACCATCCTCGCCGAGTCCGCCGCATTCGAGTCGGAGATCGACGAGAGCGCCGCCAGAGAGGCTTCTGAGTCGGACGATCCGCGTATCGCCGCCAGAGGGCGCGCAAGGTTGCGCGCCGTCGGCGCGATCGACTAA
- the atpA gene encoding F0F1 ATP synthase subunit alpha, with product MAELTISADDIQGAIEEYVGSFTSDTTREEVGTVVDAGDGIAHVEGLPSVMTQELLEFPGGVLGVALNLDEHSVGAVILGDFEKIEEGQQVKRTGEVLSVPVGDAFLGRVVNPLGQPIDGRGDIETDTRRALEIQAPSVVQRQSVKEPLQTGIKAIDAMTPIGRGQRQLIIGDRKTGKTAVCVDTILNQRQNWESGDERKQVRCVYVAIGQKGTTIASVRRALEEGGAMDYTTIVAAPASDSAGFKWLAPYTGSAIAQQWMYDGKHVLIVFDDLSKQAEAYRAISLLLRRPPGREAYPGDVFYLHSRLLERCAKLSDELGGGSMTGLPIIETKANDISAYIPTNVISITDGQCFLESDLFNQGVRPAINVGVSVSRVGGAAQIKAMKEVAGSLRLDLSQFRELESFAAFASDLDATSKAQLERGERLVELLKQPQYQPMPVEEQVVSIFLGTGGHLDSVPVEDVRRFETELLDHMRASEEKILAGIRDSQKLSDETAEELEKVINNFKKGFAATGGASVVPDEHVEPLDEEELEKESVKVKKPAPEKKAKKEKK from the coding sequence ATGGCCGAGTTGACAATCTCCGCTGATGACATTCAGGGCGCCATCGAGGAGTACGTAGGCTCTTTCACCTCCGACACCACGCGCGAAGAGGTCGGTACCGTCGTCGACGCCGGCGACGGCATCGCGCACGTCGAGGGTCTCCCGTCCGTGATGACCCAGGAGCTGCTCGAGTTTCCCGGCGGTGTCTTGGGCGTCGCGCTGAACCTCGACGAGCACAGCGTCGGCGCGGTGATCCTGGGTGACTTCGAGAAGATCGAAGAAGGCCAGCAGGTCAAGCGCACCGGTGAGGTCCTCTCGGTTCCCGTCGGCGACGCATTCCTCGGGCGGGTGGTCAACCCGCTGGGTCAGCCGATCGACGGCCGCGGGGACATCGAAACCGACACGCGGCGCGCGCTGGAGATCCAGGCACCCTCGGTGGTGCAGCGGCAGAGCGTGAAAGAGCCGCTGCAGACCGGGATCAAGGCCATCGACGCGATGACGCCGATCGGTCGTGGCCAGCGCCAGCTGATCATCGGTGACCGCAAGACCGGCAAGACCGCCGTGTGTGTGGACACCATCCTGAACCAGCGGCAGAACTGGGAGTCGGGCGACGAGCGCAAGCAGGTGCGTTGCGTGTACGTGGCCATCGGGCAGAAGGGCACCACGATCGCGTCGGTGCGGCGCGCCCTGGAAGAGGGCGGGGCGATGGACTACACGACCATCGTCGCGGCGCCGGCGTCCGACTCTGCCGGGTTCAAATGGCTTGCGCCGTACACCGGTTCGGCGATCGCCCAGCAATGGATGTACGACGGCAAGCACGTGCTGATCGTCTTCGACGACCTGTCCAAGCAGGCCGAGGCGTACCGCGCGATCTCGCTGCTGCTGCGCCGCCCCCCGGGCCGCGAGGCCTACCCGGGTGACGTGTTCTACCTGCACTCCCGGCTGCTGGAGCGTTGCGCCAAGCTGTCCGACGAACTCGGCGGCGGCTCGATGACCGGCCTGCCGATCATCGAGACCAAGGCCAACGACATCTCGGCCTACATCCCGACCAACGTCATCTCGATCACCGACGGGCAATGCTTCCTGGAGTCCGACCTGTTCAACCAGGGTGTGCGGCCGGCCATCAACGTCGGCGTCTCGGTGTCCCGCGTCGGTGGCGCCGCGCAGATCAAGGCCATGAAAGAGGTGGCCGGTTCGTTGCGTCTGGACCTGTCGCAGTTCCGCGAGCTGGAATCCTTCGCCGCCTTCGCCTCCGACCTGGACGCCACGTCCAAGGCGCAGCTGGAGCGCGGCGAGCGGCTGGTGGAGCTGCTCAAGCAACCGCAGTACCAGCCCATGCCCGTTGAGGAGCAAGTGGTTTCGATCTTCCTCGGCACCGGCGGCCACCTGGACTCGGTGCCGGTCGAGGACGTCCGGCGGTTCGAAACCGAGTTGCTGGACCACATGCGGGCTTCCGAGGAGAAGATCCTGGCCGGTATTCGCGACAGCCAGAAGCTTTCCGACGAAACCGCCGAAGAACTCGAGAAGGTCATCAACAACTTCAAGAAGGGCTTCGCCGCCACCGGCGGTGCATCCGTGGTGCCCGACGAGCACGTCGAGCCGCTCGACGAAGAGGAGCTGGAAAAGGAATCGGTGAAGGTCAAGAAGCCGGCGCCGGAGAAGAAGGCAAAGAAAGAGAAGAAGTAG
- a CDS encoding DUF2550 domain-containing protein has translation MSAPMVGMVVLVVVLAGAVVALSYRLWKLRQGGTAGIMRDIPAVGGHGWRHGVIRYRGGEAAFYRLSSLRLWPDRRLSRRGVEIVARRAPRGDEFDIMTDEIVVVELRDTTQDRRTGYEIALDKGALTAFLSWLESRPSPRARRRSV, from the coding sequence ATGAGCGCGCCCATGGTCGGCATGGTCGTGCTCGTTGTCGTCCTAGCGGGCGCGGTCGTCGCGCTGAGCTATCGGTTGTGGAAACTGCGCCAGGGCGGCACCGCGGGGATCATGCGAGACATTCCCGCGGTCGGCGGTCACGGCTGGCGTCACGGCGTGATTCGTTACCGCGGCGGTGAGGCCGCGTTTTACCGCCTCTCCAGCCTGCGTCTGTGGCCGGACCGTCGACTCAGCCGCAGGGGAGTGGAGATCGTGGCCCGGCGGGCGCCGCGCGGTGACGAGTTCGACATCATGACCGACGAGATCGTCGTGGTGGAACTGCGCGACACGACGCAGGACCGCAGGACCGGTTACGAGATCGCGCTGGACAAGGGGGCTTTGACGGCATTCCTGTCCTGGCTGGAATCCCGCCCGTCACCGCGTGCTCGTCGGCGCAGCGTTTAG
- the murA gene encoding UDP-N-acetylglucosamine 1-carboxyvinyltransferase yields the protein MAERFVVTGGNRLSGEVAVGGAKNSVLKLMAATLLAEGTSTITNCPDILDVPLMAEVLRGLGATVELDGDVARITSPDEPKYDADFAAVRQFRASVCVLGPLVGRCKRARVALPGGDAIGSRPLDMHQAGLRQLGAQCNIEHGCVVAQADTLRGAEIQLEFPSVGATENILMAAVLAEGVTTIHNAAREPDVVDLCTMLNQMGAQVEGAGSPTMTITGVPRLYPTEHRVIGDRIVAATWGIAAAMTRGDISVTGVDPAHLQVVLHKLHDAGATVTQTDNSFRITQYERPKAVNVATLPFPGFPTDLQPMAIALASIADGTSMITENVFEARFRFVEEMIRLGADARTDGHHAVVRGLPQLSSAPVWCSDIRAGAGLVLAGLVADGDTEVHDVFHIDRGYPLFVENLSILGAEIERVE from the coding sequence GTGGCTGAGCGATTCGTGGTGACCGGCGGCAACCGGTTATCCGGCGAAGTCGCGGTGGGGGGCGCCAAGAACAGCGTGCTCAAGCTGATGGCCGCGACGCTGCTGGCCGAAGGCACCAGCACCATCACCAACTGCCCCGACATCCTCGATGTGCCGTTGATGGCCGAGGTGTTGCGTGGCCTGGGCGCCACCGTCGAACTCGACGGTGACGTCGCCCGCATCACCTCGCCCGACGAGCCGAAATACGACGCCGACTTCGCCGCGGTGCGACAGTTCCGGGCCTCGGTCTGCGTGCTCGGGCCACTGGTCGGCCGGTGCAAGCGCGCCAGGGTCGCGCTCCCGGGCGGTGACGCCATCGGGTCGCGGCCCCTGGACATGCATCAGGCGGGCCTGCGCCAGCTGGGCGCGCAGTGCAACATCGAGCACGGCTGCGTCGTCGCCCAGGCCGACACATTGCGCGGCGCGGAGATCCAGCTGGAATTCCCGTCCGTGGGAGCCACCGAGAACATCCTGATGGCCGCCGTCCTGGCCGAGGGTGTCACCACGATCCACAACGCGGCGCGCGAGCCCGACGTCGTCGACCTGTGCACCATGTTGAACCAGATGGGCGCGCAGGTCGAAGGTGCCGGTTCGCCGACCATGACCATCACCGGCGTCCCGCGGCTGTACCCGACCGAGCACCGCGTGATCGGGGATCGCATCGTCGCCGCCACCTGGGGCATCGCCGCGGCGATGACCCGGGGCGACATTTCGGTGACGGGCGTCGACCCGGCCCACCTTCAGGTGGTGCTGCACAAGTTGCACGACGCCGGCGCCACGGTCACCCAAACGGACAACAGCTTCCGGATCACCCAGTACGAGCGCCCCAAGGCCGTCAACGTCGCGACGCTGCCGTTCCCCGGATTTCCCACCGACCTGCAGCCGATGGCGATCGCTCTGGCGTCGATCGCCGACGGCACCTCGATGATCACGGAAAACGTCTTCGAGGCGCGCTTCCGTTTCGTCGAAGAGATGATCCGGTTAGGCGCCGACGCCCGCACGGACGGCCACCACGCCGTCGTGCGAGGCCTGCCGCAATTGTCGAGCGCCCCGGTGTGGTGTTCGGACATTCGTGCCGGAGCCGGCCTGGTGCTGGCGGGGCTCGTCGCCGACGGTGACACCGAGGTTCACGACGTCTTCCACATCGATCGCGGCTATCCGCTGTTCGTCGAGAACCTGTCGATTTTGGGAGCGGAGATCGAGCGGGTAGAGTAG
- a CDS encoding cob(I)yrinic acid a,c-diamide adenosyltransferase — translation MAVHLTRIYTRTGDDGTTGLSDFSRVSKNDPRLVAYADCDEANSAIGVAIALGEPDEETAGVLRQIQNDLFDAGADLSTPVVENPQYPPLRVTQPYIDRLERWCDKYNENLPALNSFVLPGGSPLSALLHVARTIVRRAERSAWAAVDAAPQQVNALPAKYLNRLSDLLFILARAANPGGDVLWKPAGGAPSAS, via the coding sequence ATGGCAGTACATCTGACCCGCATCTATACGCGAACCGGCGACGACGGCACGACGGGTTTGAGTGACTTCTCGCGGGTCTCGAAGAATGATCCCCGCCTGGTCGCCTACGCGGATTGCGACGAGGCCAACTCGGCGATCGGCGTCGCGATCGCCCTGGGTGAGCCCGACGAGGAGACCGCCGGCGTGCTGCGTCAGATCCAGAACGATCTGTTCGACGCCGGCGCGGACCTGTCGACCCCGGTGGTGGAAAACCCGCAGTATCCGCCGCTGCGGGTCACTCAGCCCTACATCGATCGGCTCGAGCGCTGGTGTGACAAATACAATGAGAACCTGCCCGCGCTGAATTCCTTTGTGCTGCCAGGTGGTTCGCCGCTATCGGCGCTGCTGCACGTCGCCCGCACGATCGTCCGTCGAGCGGAACGCTCGGCATGGGCGGCGGTCGATGCCGCACCGCAGCAGGTAAACGCCCTTCCGGCGAAATACCTGAACCGCCTCTCGGATCTGCTCTTCATCCTGGCTCGCGCGGCCAATCCCGGCGGCGACGTGCTCTGGAAGCCCGCCGGCGGAGCACCAAGTGCGAGTTAA
- the atpB gene encoding F0F1 ATP synthase subunit A → MTETTFLAAAIEVGEHAHATWLGMTVNTDTILSTAIAAVIVLALAFFLRAKITSTGVPSGVQLFWEAITVQMRDQIESAVGMRIAPFVLPLAVTIFVFILISNWLSVLPLQYTDASGHTTELLKSAAADINYVLALALFVFVCYHVAGIWRRGIVGHPLAVLKGHVAFLAPINLVEELAKPISLSLRLFGNIFAGGILVALIALFPPYIMWAPNAIWKAFDLFVGAIQAFIFSILTILYFSQAMEIEEHHD, encoded by the coding sequence ATGACTGAAACGACGTTCCTCGCCGCCGCCATCGAGGTCGGCGAGCACGCGCACGCCACGTGGCTCGGGATGACCGTTAACACGGACACCATCCTGTCCACCGCGATCGCCGCGGTGATCGTGCTCGCGCTGGCCTTCTTCCTGCGCGCGAAGATCACCTCCACCGGGGTCCCCAGCGGCGTTCAGTTGTTCTGGGAGGCCATCACCGTCCAGATGCGCGATCAGATCGAGAGCGCGGTCGGCATGCGGATAGCGCCGTTCGTACTGCCGCTGGCCGTCACCATCTTCGTGTTCATCCTGATCTCCAACTGGCTGTCGGTGCTTCCGCTGCAGTACACCGACGCGTCCGGGCACACCACCGAGCTTCTGAAGTCGGCGGCCGCGGACATCAACTACGTCTTGGCGTTGGCTCTCTTCGTGTTCGTCTGCTATCACGTGGCGGGCATCTGGCGCCGCGGGATCGTCGGACACCCGCTCGCCGTGCTCAAGGGGCACGTGGCGTTCCTGGCGCCGATCAACCTGGTGGAAGAGCTGGCCAAGCCGATCTCGTTGTCGCTCCGACTTTTCGGGAACATCTTCGCCGGCGGCATCCTGGTCGCGCTGATCGCGCTCTTCCCGCCGTACATCATGTGGGCACCCAACGCCATCTGGAAGGCCTTCGATCTGTTCGTCGGGGCGATTCAGGCCTTCATCTTCTCGATCCTGACCATCCTCTACTTCAGCCAAGCCATGGAGATCGAGGAACATCACGACTGA
- a CDS encoding F0F1 ATP synthase subunit gamma, whose protein sequence is MAATLRELRGRIRSAGSIKKITKAQEMIATSRIGKAQARLESARPYAFQLTAMLTTLSAEAALDHPLLVEREEPKRAAVVVVSSDRGLCGAYNSSIFRRSEELFSLLREEGKTPVLYTVGRKAQNYFSFRNWDITQSWTGFSEQPKYENAAEIASVLVDTFMKGAGGEDEDGEGVDELHIVYSEFKSMMSQAAVAHRIAPMVVEYVEEAPEVRTLYSFEPDATTLFESLLPRYLTTRVYEALLESAASELASRQRAMKSATDNADDLIKALTLMANRERQAQITQEISEIVGGANALADAR, encoded by the coding sequence ATGGCTGCCACACTTCGCGAATTACGCGGCCGGATCCGATCGGCAGGGTCGATCAAGAAGATCACGAAGGCCCAGGAGATGATCGCCACGTCGCGCATCGGCAAGGCGCAGGCGCGGCTGGAGTCCGCACGGCCATATGCGTTCCAGCTCACCGCGATGCTCACCACCCTGTCGGCCGAAGCCGCGCTCGATCATCCGTTGTTGGTCGAGCGTGAGGAACCCAAACGGGCTGCTGTCGTGGTGGTGTCGTCCGACCGTGGCTTGTGCGGTGCGTACAACTCGAGCATCTTCCGGCGCTCCGAGGAGCTGTTCTCCCTGCTGAGGGAGGAAGGTAAGACGCCGGTCCTCTACACGGTTGGCCGCAAGGCGCAGAACTACTTCAGCTTCCGCAACTGGGATATCACCCAGTCGTGGACGGGCTTCTCCGAGCAGCCCAAGTACGAGAACGCCGCGGAGATTGCTTCGGTCTTGGTCGACACCTTCATGAAGGGCGCCGGCGGCGAGGATGAGGACGGCGAAGGCGTCGACGAACTGCACATCGTCTACTCGGAATTCAAGTCGATGATGTCTCAGGCCGCAGTGGCCCACCGGATCGCCCCCATGGTCGTCGAGTACGTCGAGGAGGCGCCAGAGGTGCGCACCCTGTATTCGTTCGAACCGGATGCGACAACGCTTTTCGAGTCGCTGCTGCCGCGATACCTGACCACCCGCGTCTACGAAGCGCTGCTCGAATCCGCCGCATCGGAGCTTGCGTCGCGCCAGCGGGCGATGAAGTCGGCCACCGACAACGCGGACGACCTGATCAAGGCCCTGACGCTGATGGCGAACCGCGAGCGGCAGGCCCAGATCACCCAGGAGATTAGCGAAATCGTCGGTGGCGCAAACGCGCTCGCCGACGCGCGCTAG
- a CDS encoding F0F1 ATP synthase subunit B, with the protein MGDASLSFLASSQVVAEGGNNFLVPNGTFFFVLAIFLIVLAVIGTFVVPPVMRVLRERDAMVAKTVADNKKAGEQFEAAEADYEEAMTEARVKASSLRDNARAEGRKVVEDARARAEQQVMSTLQMAAEQLKRERDAVELDLRANVASMSATLASRILGVDVAPVTATTSATKTSGR; encoded by the coding sequence ATGGGTGACGCGAGCCTGAGCTTTCTGGCGTCCAGCCAGGTGGTGGCCGAGGGAGGCAACAACTTCCTCGTCCCGAACGGCACTTTCTTCTTCGTGCTGGCGATCTTTTTGATCGTGCTGGCCGTCATCGGCACGTTCGTCGTGCCGCCCGTCATGCGGGTGTTGCGCGAGCGTGACGCCATGGTCGCCAAGACGGTTGCCGACAACAAGAAGGCCGGCGAGCAGTTCGAGGCCGCCGAGGCCGACTACGAAGAAGCTATGACGGAAGCCCGGGTGAAGGCGTCGTCGCTGCGCGACAACGCTCGGGCGGAGGGCCGTAAGGTTGTGGAAGACGCGCGCGCCCGAGCCGAGCAACAGGTGATGTCGACGTTGCAAATGGCCGCCGAGCAATTGAAGCGGGAAAGGGACGCCGTGGAGCTGGATCTGCGTGCCAACGTGGCGTCCATGTCGGCGACGTTGGCCAGTCGAATCCTCGGCGTGGACGTCGCCCCCGTCACCGCGACCACATCAGCAACCAAGACATCCGGACGGTAA
- a CDS encoding F0F1 ATP synthase subunit B/delta, which translates to MSTFIGQLVGFAAIVFLVVRYVVPPVRRLMAARQEAVRQQLKDASAAADRLTESTAAHSKAVEAAKAESKRVVAEAEADAKRITEQLGMQAGVEEERINSQGGRQVELLRTQLTRQLRLELGHEAVRQAGELVRNYVADPAQQSATVDRFLDDLEAMAPASAEVQYPVMTKMRSSSRAALTNLSERFNTIAKDLDNKGLSTLSSELVAVAQMLDREIVVTRYLTVPAEDGAPRVRLLERLLAGKVGDTTLDVLRFAVSERWSANSDLIDAIEHISRQALLEVAERENKVDEVEEQLFRFSRILDAQPRLAILLGDYAVPVEGRVNLLRKVLDSASGRVEPIVQSLLTQTVELLRGQPAEVAVQFLAEVAVARRGEVVAQVGAAAELSDAQRTRLTEVLTRIYGHPVAVQLQVDTELLGGLLIAVSDEVIDGTLASRLTAARAQLPD; encoded by the coding sequence ATGTCGACATTCATCGGCCAGTTGGTGGGCTTCGCGGCCATCGTTTTCCTGGTGGTGCGTTACGTGGTGCCGCCCGTGCGTCGTCTGATGGCGGCGCGCCAAGAGGCGGTGCGCCAACAGCTCAAGGACGCGTCCGCGGCGGCCGATCGGTTGACCGAGTCGACCGCGGCTCACAGCAAGGCCGTGGAAGCCGCCAAGGCGGAGTCGAAACGGGTTGTCGCAGAAGCGGAGGCGGACGCGAAACGCATCACCGAGCAACTGGGGATGCAGGCGGGGGTCGAGGAGGAACGCATCAATTCGCAGGGCGGCCGCCAGGTCGAACTGCTGCGCACCCAGCTGACCCGTCAGCTTCGCCTGGAACTCGGTCACGAGGCGGTGCGCCAGGCTGGCGAGTTGGTCCGCAACTACGTCGCCGACCCCGCCCAGCAGTCGGCGACCGTCGACCGGTTCCTCGATGATCTCGAGGCGATGGCACCGGCGTCCGCTGAAGTCCAGTACCCAGTGATGACAAAGATGCGCTCGTCGAGCCGCGCTGCGCTGACCAACCTGTCGGAACGGTTCAACACCATCGCGAAAGACCTTGACAACAAGGGCCTTTCCACGCTCTCCAGTGAACTGGTGGCGGTGGCCCAGATGCTGGACCGCGAGATCGTGGTTACCCGGTATCTCACCGTTCCGGCCGAGGACGGGGCCCCCAGGGTCCGATTGCTCGAGCGGTTGCTCGCGGGCAAGGTCGGCGACACCACACTCGACGTGCTGCGGTTCGCGGTGTCGGAGCGGTGGTCGGCCAACTCCGACCTGATCGACGCCATCGAGCACATATCGCGGCAGGCGCTGCTCGAGGTCGCCGAGCGTGAGAACAAGGTCGACGAGGTCGAAGAACAGCTGTTCCGGTTCTCCCGCATCCTCGACGCGCAGCCGCGGCTCGCGATCCTGCTGGGCGACTACGCCGTTCCGGTCGAGGGCCGAGTTAACTTGCTGCGCAAGGTACTGGACAGCGCGAGCGGCAGAGTCGAACCGATTGTGCAGTCCCTGCTGACCCAGACCGTCGAGCTGCTCAGAGGCCAGCCGGCCGAGGTGGCCGTTCAGTTCTTGGCCGAGGTTGCGGTGGCGCGCCGTGGCGAAGTCGTCGCGCAGGTCGGGGCGGCGGCCGAGCTGAGCGATGCCCAGCGGACCCGCCTCACCGAAGTGCTCACCCGCATCTACGGTCACCCGGTGGCGGTGCAGCTGCAGGTCGACACCGAACTGTTGGGCGGGCTGCTCATTGCCGTGTCCGACGAAGTGATCGACGGGACGCTCGCGTCCCGTCTGACCGCGGCCCGGGCCCAGTTGCCGGACTGA